In the Natronolimnobius baerhuensis genome, one interval contains:
- a CDS encoding thiamine ABC transporter substrate-binding protein → MRRRTFLTSGTAIATAGLAGCSAIDIDGGNGDGNGNGNGNGGTTGSVDEDEVLTVGTYSSFVDAPSDSPGEWIKDEFEDRHDVELEWQFPEQELNYYAERHNDGQDIEAELYLGVRPQNLVRVDEHIDGDMFTTTDESVLSNAADIGDEYYFDPYDRAVPVFRSHCGIVYDGRNVEAPETFEDLLDEQYEGQIALANPQDSTTGLLFFLWSIDMFGEDDYLDYWSDLIDNDVRVLNSWDDVYTQFESEDVPVVVSYTNDRVYASRFGNDLDKHQVSTLHDQGYANMAGMARFADGTNDELAHQFMDFILEPEVQGVIAERNVTGPVNDETEPPEAYAEYAIEPDETVFFGYDELEGNLTGWLDEWEREVVGSS, encoded by the coding sequence ATGAGACGACGCACGTTTCTTACGTCCGGGACGGCGATTGCGACAGCCGGCCTCGCTGGCTGCTCTGCAATCGATATCGACGGTGGCAATGGTGACGGAAATGGGAATGGCAACGGAAACGGCGGAACCACTGGGTCCGTTGACGAAGACGAGGTGCTGACTGTCGGCACCTACTCCTCGTTCGTCGACGCCCCCAGCGACAGTCCGGGCGAGTGGATCAAAGACGAGTTCGAGGACCGCCACGACGTCGAACTCGAGTGGCAATTCCCCGAACAGGAACTGAACTACTACGCCGAACGCCACAACGACGGTCAGGACATCGAAGCCGAACTGTATCTCGGCGTCCGGCCACAGAACCTCGTCCGAGTCGACGAGCACATTGATGGCGACATGTTCACAACGACTGACGAGAGCGTACTCTCGAATGCCGCCGACATCGGCGATGAATACTACTTCGACCCATACGACCGCGCGGTACCGGTCTTTCGCAGCCACTGTGGCATCGTCTACGACGGCCGGAACGTCGAAGCGCCCGAGACGTTCGAGGACCTGCTCGACGAGCAGTATGAAGGACAGATCGCACTCGCGAACCCCCAGGACTCGACGACGGGACTCTTGTTCTTCCTCTGGTCGATAGACATGTTCGGCGAGGACGACTATCTCGACTACTGGTCGGACCTGATCGACAACGATGTCCGAGTCCTCAACTCGTGGGACGATGTCTACACGCAGTTCGAGTCGGAGGACGTCCCAGTCGTCGTCTCCTACACGAACGACCGCGTCTACGCCAGTCGCTTCGGCAACGACCTCGACAAACATCAGGTTTCGACGCTCCACGATCAGGGCTATGCCAACATGGCCGGAATGGCCCGCTTCGCCGATGGCACCAACGACGAACTGGCCCACCAGTTCATGGACTTCATCCTCGAACCCGAAGTGCAGGGCGTCATCGCCGAGCGCAACGTTACCGGCCCCGTCAACGACGAAACCGAACCGCCCGAGGCCTACGCCGAGTACGCTATCGAACCCGACGAGACCGTCTTCTTCGGCTACGACGAACTCGAGGGCAACCTCACCGGGTGGCTCGACGAGTGGGAACGCGAAGTCGTCGGGAGCAGCTAA
- a CDS encoding thiamine-binding protein: MSVFALLRVTPVTDDDITEDVAAAIDALEEHDVEYETTPMATILEAEDVHELFAACASAHEAVGTAEIQTLVQVEEKREVDLSTDDKIDAVESELGREARSTQE; the protein is encoded by the coding sequence ATGAGCGTGTTTGCACTCCTGCGCGTGACGCCAGTAACCGACGACGACATCACCGAAGACGTCGCTGCCGCGATTGATGCTCTCGAAGAGCACGACGTCGAGTACGAGACGACGCCCATGGCGACGATTCTCGAGGCCGAGGACGTCCACGAACTGTTCGCGGCGTGTGCGTCGGCCCACGAAGCCGTCGGGACCGCCGAAATCCAGACGCTGGTCCAGGTCGAGGAGAAACGGGAGGTCGACCTCTCGACCGACGACAAAATCGATGCCGTCGAGTCGGAACTCGGGCGCGAGGCGCGAAGCACCCAGGAATAA